CGAGGGGCGGACCGAGGCGGCGCTCGCCGGCGGGCCGGCCACCGATCCGGTGCTGCGGGCGCTGGCCGACACGGTGCGCCGCTACGCGGTCCCCGCGTCGTGCATCCGCGACATCCTCGACGGCGTGCGGATGGACCTCGACCAGGTGGAATACGAGACGTTCGCCGAACTGGCGGAATACTGTCGGCGCGTGGCCGGCGCCGTGGGCGTGGCCGCCATCCACATCTGGGGATTCACCTCGTCGTCGGCGATCGCCGCCGCCCACGACTGCGGCCTGGCATTCCAACTGACCAACATTCTCCGCGACATCCCCGAGGACCTCGGCCGTGGCCGGATCTACCTGCCGCGGGAGGATCTCGCCGTCTGCGACTGCAGCGCCGACGACCTGCGCCGCGGGCGGATCGGTCCGGGATTTTCCCGGCTGGCCGCCCTGGAACGAAAGCGGGCCAGCGGCCTCTACGCGCGGGCGGCCCGGCTCGACGGCATGCTCTCCACGGACGGCCGGATCGTGTTCCGGGCGATGCTCGGCGGCTACCGGTCGCTGTTTCGCGCCGTGGAGCGGGCCGGCAACGCGATCTTCACGCGTCGCGTCCGTCCGTCGCGACCGCGGATGCTCGCGGCCGTGGCGACGACGGTCCTGCTCGGGCCGACCGTCCCACGCTGGTGGCGCTGACCCCTCGCACCGCACCGGAGCCGAGCCGTGACCACTGCCACCAAGCCCGCCGCCAGCGCCGTCGATCCGGCGCCGGTCGTCGTCGTCGGCGCCGGCCTCGCCGGCCTGGCGGCCGCGGCGGCACTCGTCGAGGCGGGGTTCGCTGTCACGCTCCTCGAGGCCCGGCGCCGGGCCGGCGGCCGGGCGGCCTCGTTCGAGGATCCGCTCTCGGGCGGCCTCGTCGATGCCTGCCAGCACGTCGCCATGGGCTGCTGCACCAACTTTCTCGATCTCTGCGCCCGGGCCGGCCTGTCAGACGCCCTGCGCTGCGACCGAACGCTGTGGTTCATCGGGCCCGACGGCGACCGGGCGGCATGCACGCCGTCACGCTGGCTCCCCGCCCCGCTGCACCTCGCCCCGCTGCTCCTCGGGATGGGGCACTTCACGCTCGTCGAGAAGGTGCGGCTGGCGGCGGGCATGCTCCGGCTTGCCCGGCAGCGCGGCCGCGACGCCGACTCCAACCGGACCGCGCTCGACTGGCTGCGCTCGATCGGCCAGCCGGAGCGTGTCATCAGTCTCTTCTGGCAGCCCGTGCTGGAGAGCGCCCTCGGCGAATCGATCGATCTCGTCAGCGTGGCGGCCGCCCGCAAGGTCGCCGTCGACGGATTCCTCGCCCATCCCCGGGCGGCCGATCTCCAGGTGCCGCTCGTTCCCCTCGGTGAACTCTTCGGCGCGCGGCTCGTCGCCTGGCTGGCGGGCCGCGGCGTCCGCGTGCTCACGGGCCGGACGGTGACGGGCATCGATCGCGATCCGGGCGGGCGCGTGACGGCGGTCCGGGCCGCCGACGCGACGTTCCCCTGCGCCGCCGTGATCGTCGCCCTCCCCTGGCGGGCGGCTGCGCGGCTGCTGCCCGACGTCGTACCGGCCGCCGACGAGCGGCTCGTCGGCTCGCCGATCACCGCCGTGCATCTGTGGTTCGATCGCGACGTCATCGACCTGCCGCACGCGGTGCTCGTGGGACGGGTATCGCAGTGGGCGTTTCGTGGCGACAGCCCGGGCCATTGCCAGGTCGTGATCAGCGCGTCCCGCGACCTGCTCGGCGGCGACCGCGACGCGCTCCTCGACCGCGTTGTCGCCGAGATCAGGGACGTGTTTCCGGCGGCCCGCGCGGCCCGGCTGCTCGCATCCCGGATCGTCACCGATCCCACGGCCGTGCTTTCCGTGCGGCCCGGCGTCGAGGCGGTCAGGCCGGCGCCGCGGACCGCGGTGCCGGGCCTGTTCCTGGCCGGAGACTGGACCGCCACCGGCTGGCCCTCGACGATGGAAGGGGCGGTCCGCAGCGGCCGCGGCGCCGCCGAGGCGCTGGCCGCGGCCGGAGGCAGGCCGCTGCGGGCGCTGGTCGACGATCTCCCCCGGGGGTGGCTCGTGCGGCTCGTCGCCGGCTGACCGACGCATCGTCAGGGCGGCAGCGCGCGGCACAGGTCGACGAGGGCCGCGGCGAGGGTTCGAGCGTCCACGACCGCATGCTCGTACAGCCGCCACAGGTCGACGGCGGCGCCGGGCCGGCGGCCGATCGCCGCCAGGGCCGCGCCCAGCCGGCGCAGCGTCGGCTGCGGCTGCGTCAGCCGGGCGACCTCCGCCGGCAGGTTCTGCGTCGCATCGTCGGAGATCACCCGCATCGCGGCGCAGGGCAGTCCGGCGGCCGCCGCCACGCCGGCCACCGCATGCGTCTCCATGTCGACGAGCTGTCCGCCGCTGCGGGCGGCCAAGGCCCGCTTCGCTTCCGCCGTCGCCTGGATCTCGTCCACCGTCACGATCGTCAGCGGACCTGCATCAGCGCCGGCCAGGAGAGACAGTGGACTGTCTCCCGTGCACGTCACCGCGCGGGTGGGGCGGACCACGCCCCCCCGGGCCAGTCCCGCATCGAGGCCGCCGGCGAATCCCGCGCAGACGAGCAGCCGTGGCCGGTGGCCGGCGATCAGCCGTTCCGCCGCCCGCGTCGCCGCGGCCCGGCCGACCCCCGAGACGCACCACGCCACGCGCCGGTCGGCGACGGTGCCCTCGAGGAGCGTAAGGTCGGCCGCCCGGGTCTCGACGCGTTTCGCGACACGTCGGTCGAAGGCATCGGCCTC
This region of Planctomycetia bacterium genomic DNA includes:
- the crtB gene encoding phytoene synthase; this encodes MNRSATVADDYGACAEVLRRSGSTFALPIRLLPAAKRRATTALYAFCRLADDVVDDAADAATARRELDALEGRTEAALAGGPATDPVLRALADTVRRYAVPASCIRDILDGVRMDLDQVEYETFAELAEYCRRVAGAVGVAAIHIWGFTSSSAIAAAHDCGLAFQLTNILRDIPEDLGRGRIYLPREDLAVCDCSADDLRRGRIGPGFSRLAALERKRASGLYARAARLDGMLSTDGRIVFRAMLGGYRSLFRAVERAGNAIFTRRVRPSRPRMLAAVATTVLLGPTVPRWWR
- the pds gene encoding phytoene dehydrogenase is translated as MTTATKPAASAVDPAPVVVVGAGLAGLAAAAALVEAGFAVTLLEARRRAGGRAASFEDPLSGGLVDACQHVAMGCCTNFLDLCARAGLSDALRCDRTLWFIGPDGDRAACTPSRWLPAPLHLAPLLLGMGHFTLVEKVRLAAGMLRLARQRGRDADSNRTALDWLRSIGQPERVISLFWQPVLESALGESIDLVSVAAARKVAVDGFLAHPRAADLQVPLVPLGELFGARLVAWLAGRGVRVLTGRTVTGIDRDPGGRVTAVRAADATFPCAAVIVALPWRAAARLLPDVVPAADERLVGSPITAVHLWFDRDVIDLPHAVLVGRVSQWAFRGDSPGHCQVVISASRDLLGGDRDALLDRVVAEIRDVFPAARAARLLASRIVTDPTAVLSVRPGVEAVRPAPRTAVPGLFLAGDWTATGWPSTMEGAVRSGRGAAEALAAAGGRPLRALVDDLPRGWLVRLVAG